One genomic segment of Hevea brasiliensis isolate MT/VB/25A 57/8 chromosome 3, ASM3005281v1, whole genome shotgun sequence includes these proteins:
- the LOC110649878 gene encoding uncharacterized protein LOC110649878: MKSCLPLEPSKTHHQLIHNNHIETQSFLSYDHHHHYQESDAKKITDLKCIPSKTPTLPVLRQAGDDAMKAVREEQLLQDDCGRERLKRHRIEAAGSVWIPDIWGHEELLKDWIDCSVFEASLMPNRIMSARAALVEQGRRRTSCTPGRLRIENR; the protein is encoded by the exons ATGAAGTCTTGTCTTCCATTAGAACCAAGCAAAACTCATCaccaacttatccataataatCACATTGAAACACAGAGTTTCTTGTCCTatgatcatcatcatcattacCAAGAAAGTGATGCGAAGAAGATTACTGATTTAAAATGCATACCCTCAAAGACTCCGACCCTCCCAGTACTCCGTCAGGCAGGAGATGATGCAATGAAGGCGGTTAGAGAAGAACAGTTATTGCAGGATGATTGTGGACGTGAAAGGCTCAAGAGACATAGGATTGAGGCTGCAGGTAGTGTTTGGATCCCTGATATTTGGGGTCATGAGGAGCTTTTGAAGGATTGGATTGATTGTTCTGTGTTCGAAGCTTCTTTAATGCCTAACAGGATTATGTCCGCTCGTGCAGCTTTGGTTgaacaaggaagaagaagaacttcCTGCACTCCTGGAAGATTAAGAATAGAAAACAG ATGA
- the LOC131178594 gene encoding protein CIA1-like — translation MDLVDGNFELREIQKLQGHNDRVWSLAWNLAAGTGDIRPVFASCSGDKTVRIWEQSPSSSSWDCKSVLEETHTRTVRSCAWSPSGKLLATASFDATTAIWENIGGDFECVSTLEGHENEVKSVAWNASGSLLATCSRDKTVWIWEVMPGNEFECASVLQGHTQDVKMVKWHPNVDVLFSCSYDNTIKVWAEDGEGDWRCVQTLGESSNGHTSTVWSLSFNAEGSKMVTCSDDLTLKIWETDIGRMVSGDDHTPWSHVCTLSGYHDRTIFSVDWSREGIIVSGAADDAIRFFVESKDGLVDGPSYRLLLKREKAHDMDINSVQWSPGENRLLASASDDGTIKIWELATLAETSF, via the exons ATGGATTTAGTCGACGGCAACTTCGAGCTCAGGGAGATTCAGAAACTCCAAGGCCACAACGATAGGGTTTGGAGCCTCGCCTGGAATCTAGCTGCCGGAACTGGTGACATCCGTCCGGTTTTCGCTTCTTGTAGTGGCGATAAGACCGTTCGAATCTGGGAGCAGAGCCCTTCCTCTAGCTCTTGGGACTGCAAG TCAGTTTTGGAAGAAACGCACACTAGAACTGTTCGATCTTGTGCCTGGTCGCCATCTGGGAAATTATTGGCCACTGCAAGCTTTGATGCGACTACTGCCATTTGGGAAAACATTGGGGGTGATTTTGAATGTGTTTCTACTCTGGAG GGTCATGAAAATGAAGTCAAAAGTGTGGCCTGGAATGCTTCTGGGTCTCTGCTTGCAACATGCAGTCGAGATAAAACTGTGTGGATTTGGGAAGTAATGCCAGGGAATGAGTTTGAGTGTGCTTCAGTATTGCAAGGACATACACAGGATGTTAAAATGGTTAAGTGGCATCCAAATGTGGATGTTTTGTTTTCCTGTAGCTATGATAACACCATTAAG GTTTGGGCTGAGGATGGTGAGGGTGATTGGCGCTGTGTTCAAACCTTGGGTGAATCCAGCAA TGGTCACACTTCTACCGTTTGGTCACTTTCTTTTAATGCTGAAGGAAGCAAAATGGTTACCTGTAG TGATGATCTTACCCTAAAGATATGGGAGACAGATATTGGAAGGATGGTATCTGGTGATGACCACACACCTTG GAGTCATGTTTGCACTCTCTCGGGTTATCATGATCGAACAATTTTTTCGGTTGACTGGTCAAG GGAAGGCATTATAGTCAGTGGAGCGGCCGATGATGCTATTCGATTTTTTGTGGAGAGCAAAGATGGTTTG GTTGATGGTCCTTCATATAGACTGCTGTTGAAAAGAGAAAAAGCTCATGATATGGACATAAATTCAGTGCAATGGAGCCCAGGG GAGAACCGGCTTCTTGCTTCCGCAAGTGAtgatggaacaataaagatatgGGAGCTGGCAACTCTTGCTGAAACATCTTTTTAA
- the LOC110649874 gene encoding cytochrome b-c1 complex subunit 9, mitochondrial: protein MEYATRRSQGGLFEGLYRLIMCRNSIYVTFVIAGAFAGERAVDYGVRKLWDYNNAGKHYEDIPVLGQRQSEE from the exons ATGGAGTATGCCACTCGAAGAAGTCAAGGCGGCCTCTTTGAAGGTCTCTACAGGCTCATCATGTGCCGCAACTCCATCTACGTCACCTTCGTTATTGCTGGAGCTTTCGCCGGTGAACGG GCTGTGGATTATGGAGTTCGTAAGCTTTGGGATTACAACAATGCTGGG AAGCATTATGAAGACATTCCAGTTTTAGGACAAAGGCAATCAGAAGAATGA
- the LOC110649881 gene encoding iron-sulfur assembly protein IscA-like 2, mitochondrial, with translation MLRSSLIHRITPFLTTRIRRNHRMLSSSSALREASSPSTSPSPSPSLDEAIHLTDNCVRRMKELQASEGLAEEKMLRLGVETGGCSGFQYVFDLDSKINPDDRVFERAGVKLVVDNISYDFVKGATVDYVEELIRSAFLVTTNPSAVGGCSCKSSFMVQQ, from the exons ATGTTGAGATCATCGTTAATTCATCGCATAACACCCTTCTTAACCACTCGGATTCGCCGTAATCACAGGATGCTAAGCTCCTCTTCTGCACTTCGCGAAGCTTCTTCTCCTTCAACTTCCCCTTCCCCTTCCCCTTCTCTCGATGAAGCTATTCACCTAACTGACAATTGCGTTCGG AGGATGAAAGAACTGCAAGCCAGTGAAGGATTGGCTGAGGAAAAAATGCTTCGCTTGGGGGTGGAAACTGGTGGATGTTCTGGTTTCCAATATGTATTTGACTTGGACAGTAAAATCAACCCAGATGACAG AGTTTTTGAGAGAGCTGGAGTCAAATTGGTTGttgataatatttcatatgattttgTGAAAGGGGCAACAGTTGACTATGTTGAAGAGCTGATTCGTTCTGCTTTCCTA GTGACTACAAATCCAAGTGCAGTGGGCGGGTGCAGCTGTAAAAGTTCATTCATGGTACAACAATAG
- the LOC110649873 gene encoding glucosamine 6-phosphate N-acetyltransferase-like → MDSSNSLIGELKLQVRKLEKSDKSKGFIELLQQLTVCDSISEKEFEERFQEINSYGNDHVVCVIEDDQSGKIIATGSVFIERKFIRNCGKVGHIEDVVVDSTARERQLGKKIIGFLTDHAHSMGCYKVILDCSIENKAFYEKCGFKQKEIQMVKYFS, encoded by the coding sequence ATGGACAGTAGTAACTCTTTGATTGGAGAGCTGAAGCTTCAAGTTCGGAAGTTGGAGAAATCAGACAAAAGCAAAGGTTTTATAGAGTTATTGCAACAACTAACTGTATGTGATTCTATATCAGAAAAGGAATTTGAAGAGCGATTTCAAGAGATCAACTCTTATGGCAATGACCATGTTGTTTGTGTAATTGAAGATGATCAATCTGGGAAGATTATTGCAACTGGGAGTGTGTTTATTGAAAGGAAATTCATAAGAAATTGTGGCAAAGTTGGGCATATTGAAGATGTTGTGGTTGATTCTACTGCTCGGGAGCGACAATTGGGGAAGAAAATTATTGGGTTCCTAACAGATCATGCACATTCAATGGGGTGCTACAAGGTGATTCTTGATTGCAGCATTGAGAACAAAGCATTTTATGAGAAGTGTGGATTCAAGCAAAAAGAAATTCAGATGGTGAAGTATTTCAGCTGA